The window TATTTCACAGCTTTACCTATCGCAAGCGTGTAATCATTTAGATATCTGTTCTTCCTCATAACCTCAATCCTGATCCGCAACTGGCGCCGAGGGGGAGATTTGAACTCCCGAGGTGCAGTGCACCAGTGGCTTTCACGACTGGGTCTCGAGGCCACCGCTTTACCGGGCTGAGCTACCTCGGCCTGAATACAAAGAATGGAAACGTGTTTAAAACATTGTTGCATAGCAGGTTTCCGTGGAAGTGCACGTAGAGCTTCATGGCAGGGAACGCAGAGACTTCGATATACAGATTTTTCCGGGAATGACAGTTCTCGAAATTATGAAGAAAATTTCGGTCAACCCGGAAGGAGTGGTTACATTCAGGGGCGATGTGCCGGTTCCGGTGGACCAGGAAGTAAACGACGGCGATGAATTTGTTTTCATAGAAGCGGCTAGCGGCGGCGTGTGAAAAATATTTGTCAACCATACGTCTGCAGTTTACCGGACTGTGAGAGTGCCGATGTTTGCTGCCTGTTCGGAGGTTTGTTTCAGTTGCATGGAAGAACTGTAGGATTTCAGGGAGAAAAGGGTGCGTACAGCGAGCAGGCGGCCATTGAATACTATGGGGCGGATGTAGAGACAGTTCCACTGAGAACGGTAAGCGACGTATTCCTGGAAGTGGAGTCAGGTGGCGTCGATTCAGGAATTGTTCCTGTAGAGAATTCAATCGGCGGCAACATTTATGAAACATATGACATGCTCTCCGAAACCAGCCTGAACATTGCAGGCGAGACAATTCTCAGAATCGAGCACTGCCTTATCGGTGCCCGCGGATCAAAACTCCCGGACATCAAAACAGTCTATTCGCATCCCCAGGCTCTGGAACAGTGCAGGAACTACCTGAAGAAACTGAAGGTTGAAATGGTGAGCACTTATGACACAGCGGGAAGCGTCAGGATGATAAAGGAAGGCAATATGAGGGACTGTGCGGCAATAGCTGCCGAAAGAAACGCTTCACTGTACGGCCTCGAGGTAATCGCAAAGGGCATTGAGGGATATGCCGGCAGTTTTACGAGATTTTTGATCATGTCGAAAGACAGAGGAGAAAGGATCGGACCTTACAAAACATCCCTTATGTTTGGCGTCGATCACTCGCCGGGCTCCCTCTACAGGGCGCTTGAACCATTTGCGGAACTGGGCATAAACCTGAGCAAAATAGAATCCAGACCGAAAAAAGGATTTCCATGGGAATACTACTTCTTCATGGATTTCGAAGGCGGAACTGATGAAACGGAATGTGCTCTTGCTGTTTCGAGGCTTCGCGGCCTGACACAGTACGTGAAAGTGCTTGGCTCGTACCGCAGGGCAATGCCTCCAAAGAAATGACGAAGGCACATGGATATCGGATTGCAGTCGTCATCGTAAAAACAGACAAAACCGCGGCAACCGCATCGTATGCCGTTTTTGTGAAAAGGATGCTGCAGTTTATGGAAACGTAAAGTCCGTGAATGGACCGGATGCCTCATCTGAATGCTGTCAGAGAAAATTGTCTGTCCAGGGAGAGGTTTCGCTTATACCGCACAGCAAATGCAGATGCGGAAAGATTTTGGTAGCAGATTTCAGATGAGGGAAAGGTTTATTAGGCACGCTACAATGTGGCATGCCGATGATGGCATTCATAGCTGCATCGGCGTCTTTTATCCAGGATGATGCAGCCTTGCTTTTGCCGAACTGAGATCGGTCCGCTGTTTTGCCCGGTCTCCATACATTCGTGGTGGTATTTTGAAATCAGAATATTCTTCAGTGGAAAAAGTCGTCGGTGTTCGAGGCATGGACTCATATGCGAGAGCACCGCACAGGATAGTGAGTAACATCATTGAGCGGGATGCTGAATCCACAGCATATGTTAGAATACTCGATACTACTCTGAGGGATGGAGAACAGACACCCGGAATATCGCTCACTCCTGAGCAAAAACTGAAACTCGCTGGAATACTCAACGAGCTGGGCGTGGACAC of the Candidatus Sysuiplasma jiujiangense genome contains:
- the pheA gene encoding prephenate dehydratase, which translates into the protein MHGRTVGFQGEKGAYSEQAAIEYYGADVETVPLRTVSDVFLEVESGGVDSGIVPVENSIGGNIYETYDMLSETSLNIAGETILRIEHCLIGARGSKLPDIKTVYSHPQALEQCRNYLKKLKVEMVSTYDTAGSVRMIKEGNMRDCAAIAAERNASLYGLEVIAKGIEGYAGSFTRFLIMSKDRGERIGPYKTSLMFGVDHSPGSLYRALEPFAELGINLSKIESRPKKGFPWEYYFFMDFEGGTDETECALAVSRLRGLTQYVKVLGSYRRAMPPKK